The Bacteroidota bacterium genome has a segment encoding these proteins:
- a CDS encoding ATP-binding protein: INTPMQYVGDNTQFLMDALQDVFETNNALQKVLTLAKEHGQYPELIAEVENLLEEADITYLAEEIPASLHQTLEGVNQVSRLVKAMREFSQPVIAEKTMVDVNSALENTLTVTENEWGFVADLRRDMACELPHILGYPAELNQAFYHLITNAAHAVAEAMEEAGGEKGDITISTATEDNWCVVRIGDNGTGIPEAIRPRIFDPFFTTKSDGLGVGQGLSVVHAVVVEKHGGRISIDSMAGVGTTVTVRLPLVPEKQLLHTLH; this comes from the coding sequence AATAAACACGCCGATGCAATATGTCGGGGACAATACGCAGTTCTTAATGGATGCGCTTCAGGATGTGTTTGAAACGAACAATGCACTGCAAAAAGTACTTACACTGGCAAAAGAACACGGTCAATACCCAGAATTAATTGCGGAAGTGGAAAACCTGCTTGAAGAAGCAGATATCACTTACCTGGCAGAGGAAATTCCAGCTTCGCTGCATCAGACCCTCGAAGGGGTTAACCAGGTTTCGCGGTTGGTGAAGGCAATGAGGGAATTCTCGCAACCCGTCATCGCTGAGAAAACCATGGTAGATGTGAACAGTGCGCTCGAAAACACCCTGACCGTTACAGAAAATGAATGGGGGTTTGTTGCAGACCTTCGCAGGGATATGGCCTGCGAATTACCGCACATCCTCGGCTATCCGGCCGAACTCAACCAGGCCTTCTATCATCTCATTACCAATGCTGCGCACGCGGTAGCAGAAGCAATGGAGGAGGCGGGTGGTGAAAAAGGAGACATTACGATCAGTACCGCGACAGAAGACAACTGGTGTGTTGTTCGTATTGGCGACAATGGTACCGGCATTCCCGAAGCCATACGACCCAGGATTTTTGACCCGTTTTTTACAACAAAATCAGACGGCCTGGGTGTTGGGCAGGGGTTGTCTGTGGTGCATGCCGTTGTGGTTGAAAAACACGGCGGACGGATTTCGATCGACTCTATGGCTGGTGTTGGGACAACGGTGACGGTTCGCTTGCC